In Flectobacillus major DSM 103, the DNA window TTCCCAAATCATTTTTTTCATTATTTCACTCTTACCACTTCCTGCACTTCCCACTATGTAAGTGTGTTTTTCTCTATCGCTTGTTGATATTTTAGGTACAAAAGGTCTGTCCATAAAGAACTCTGAAAGCTCCTTTTTATACTGTTGCATGAGTCTAAAATATCCGTTACGGCTATGTTCGTACCTATTGATAAATCTTGAATGCTCTATTGAATTTGTAATACCTAATAATGTAAAAATAGGTTTTCCTTCGTATTTTTCATTGGTTTCAAATAATGCTTCAAATTCTGAATAAGTAACAAACCGTTTGAGTGCTAAAAGTCTTTTCTCTGATTCATCAGTTAAATTATATTGATAGGCAATTTCGGAGTAATGACTTGTCCAATATCTCATAAAAATATCGGTTGCCTGTGTGCTGTCACAAAGGCGAGTTAATCCCAATTCAAATGAATCTCCACCCTGATTAATATTGAATAATCTGTTTATCTCTTGCTTAGCTCTTTCAACTGGACTCATCTGTTTATATATCTTTTTATATATCCTTTTTTATATCTGTTAATAAAGATTATATTTCGCAAATAATATGCTAAATATCAGTAGTTTATGGTGTATTTCAAAATTCAAATCTCTATAAATAATATTTATAGACGTGAAGAATTGAAAGGAATTCTTTTTTTGGTTTTAAGTAAAAACCCCGCTTTTGACGGGGCTAAAAGGATATGGTTTATTTATGAAGTAAATTATAATATCTGACTGATAATTATATTTTCAACAACTATTACGTTAGCGTTATCTAATGATTATTGCTGATTGTAATTGATTGTTTGAATAATAAGAATTAATACAGTTACGACATTTAAAATATAGCTTCCCAAAATAAAACGGCTATCACTTTTTTGCTGTCCGAACAAAGCGGAGTAATTACACGGTTTAAAAAATTCATCCCTTTCAATTCTTCACGTCTTAGAAAATTTCCAATTGATACTTTCAAGTTCTTTCAATCAAAAATACTTTCGTTCTGAGTAATCGCCTGAAACATAGCCATAACATAATCCTGTTTTCTCGTTATATTCAGTTACATATCGAGACCAACAAGTTGTTGGGTCGTTGAACTTACAAATAATAAGAGGGTTTCGTTTACCTGCCTGTGGTCACACTTTCTTGAACATAGATAAAAGACTTGCATTTAATAGTCTCATTAGTAGTATTAAGATGTAAATAAATAGCGTTAAGGTAGCGAAAATCCAAACCGCCCTTAAATTTACGAAAAAACGTCAAACTGAAAATTGTTTGATGTTTTTTGGTTGAAGTTGAGCTATGTGTCGTGAGTTCTAATTATTGAAATATAAAAAACGCAAACAGGCAGTTGCGTTTTTGTTTTTTTGTAATTTTGAGTGCTTTACTTCTTAAAATTACAAATGATTAAAACAGTTGATGAATTACTTAACGTACTTATTTTGTTGTTCCTTTTGGTACAATTTGCAAATGCAATAAGACCTAAGAACTGAAAAAAGTAATACGATAATTCACATGAAAATCAAGTAAAAGAGACAGGCAGGAAACCACGTAAATGCGTGGTTTTTCTTTTTTGAGGGTGGGGCAAAATTAGTCTTGAAAGTATTGTAGCTTTAAATATGATTCTCTTGTAAATTAAAAGGGGGCTTGTACCTCCCCTTTTAGGTAGTTACAAACCCATTCTTTTAAGCTCTGAAAAGCGACACGGTTTAAAGTGTGCATCTCTTTCAATTCCAATTCTAAGAGGTCACTTATAAGATTCAAGTTCATCCAAACTAAAAGTTCATCGTTCGGCTTCGATTCATTGGACGTATCAAAAAAATATCCTGTTCTCTTCATCGTATTCAGTAGCAAACCGTGTTCGCTGGGAACAAGGGTCAAAATACTTGGAAACAATGATAGGGTCGGAAACATCTGATTGGTCTCAGATTTTACGAAACTGACTTAGAATGTCCTGAGTCAAAAATTTGTGTTTTCTCATAATAAGAAAAAAAGAAAAATAAAAAACGGCACAAAACCGCAATACTAATATAGTGCATAAATATATTAGCTGTTTGGTTCTGAGCCGTTTTTTATTTTCTAACGGGGGCGGACGAGCGAAATTTAGTCTATGTGATTACATAAAAAAAGGGCTTGCACCCTTTTGACAGCTACAAGCACCCTTTCATTTCTTTTTCTAAAAACTCAAAAACGATTTTCATCCATGTAATTTCTTTTCAATAAGGTCATCTTTTAATCAACTTACCTTTGGTTATTCGGGTGACGTAATAATTTAATGGGATTCGTCACTTTGGATAGTCGGGAGTAAAAACCAGATAATCATCAGGATAATACAAAAAACTAAACACAATAGTCTCGTTTTCTTCATCAAATGTATGACCAACACTTGAATAATGCTCAATGGCAACTTGTTTAAGAAATTGAGAAATTTTCTGCGAAATCATTTTAAATAGAAAAAAATAAAAAGCCCTAATTGGGCTTTTAAATTTAGAAATAAATATCATAATATGCTAAAATTACCCATTCCCATAAACCCATATTCCTGTATTTATGGGAATATGGAGTATATGATTTGTGGTTATCTCATACCTGCACCTGAGTAATTTATGCAGCCGCATAGCCGACTAAACTACACGTCTTGATAGTCTGCTTACTGAGATTGGATTAAACTGCTTTCCCTGACTGGTCTTGAATCCATGTTGGTTGAGTTCGTCCGCTATTGCTTGTAGCGTTTTCTTTTCTTTCTTGCATTTTTCTATCAATGCGGTAGCTACTCTATTATGAGTATTTGCCCTCGCTTTGGCTTTGATAGCTTCAACTCCTTTCAATCTTGCTTCTTGTGTGAGGTGTTCGGGCTTTCCAAGTACTGCTCCCTGAGCTTTCTTTGCTTGCAATGCTACTTTTGTTCTAATACTGATTATTTCCCTTTCTCTTTGTGCTAATCCTGCAAAGATTGAAAGAGTGAGAGCATCGGTTGTTGGTAGGTCGCAACTTTTGAAATTGTCGCCTAACCTTTTTTGAATTTTAAAAATATGCTCCACATCACGGCTTAATCTATCGAGTTTTGCAACTACAAGAATGTAATTATTTTTCATGCAGTCGTTGATAGCTTGTTGGAGCTTCGGGCGGTTCTCAATATTTTTTCCGCTTTCCGACTCAAGATATTCTTTTACTATTTCAGCTCCTTCAATTTTTGCGTAGTGTTCAATGATTGCCCTTTGAGCTTGTAACCCAAGCCCTGAGCGTTCTTGTCCTTTGGTGCTGACTCTGAGGTATGCAATGTATTGTTTCATGTGTTGCTTGTGATTACATAAATTTGAGTATATCATAAAGTTATAACCATCAAAAATAGTAAATCAATGTATTATTTCATAATCATAAACGACCGTCTATGATTTGATAAAAATATAAACATAATCTTTTTTGGTTGACATATTTAAAAAAAATACTTGCAAATAATTTAGTTTCCGTTATACTAATATTAAGTTCAATCCCATAATTGAACTTGTTGGATATTTCTATCATTAATAGGCAAGAAATAAAAGCCCATTAAAAACCCCTACTCTTAATAGGGGTTTTTGTTTACCTGTTGAATCTGTCTAATCTTTCGATTAATACAAGAACCAAAAGGAGTTGGATAATTTCATTCATCTTAACCATAGGCTTTACGAAATAAAAAGCCCATCACCCAAATGATGGGCTTTGTTATGATAGATATATGTATATAGGTTTCAAGTCTGCTTTCGTAAAAACCTACCCTAATAATTTAGGTAGGTTTGTGTAGTCGCATGAACCATGCAATCTAATACTCATGTGCAAATAATAAGGTGCAATAGTTATCTTCTGCATCATGGTCTCTGCTCTCAATCATAGCTTTGTCGAGCTGGTCGATGAAAAATAACTTTCGTCCTTTTTCATCGGTATAGACTTGTAAATAATCAATACTGCCCTGCTCTTCAACAAATTTTAGTACATCATAGTAAATACCTATGATTTCTACTTTTGTAAGCTCTTTACCAACTTCTGCCGTAACAATAAACCGCCCTCCAAATTGGTAATTGCCTTGATTTTCTTGTGGTTTTCTTTTCCATTCTGCCATAACGTGAATTTTTATTTTTGTGAAAAAGCATCATAAAAATTCACAAATGAATGTCAAGACCTAACCAACTTTAAATAAATTCAAAAGGACAACCAAAACGGCTGTCCTCTCTCAGTTCAAACTTGAACCACGTACCAACAAAAATTTGGGCAAAATCCTGATAAGGATTTTATAGATGATTGCAAGTTTTAATAACTATTTTTGGTTGGGATTGGAATAAAACCAAATCTTCCCTTACCCTCTATCCCTGTAAATATTATGTGATTTATCTTTGTTTCTATATCTGAAGGAGGCGGACTATTCTCTATTATTATTATCTGTTTACAAGAGGAAATGTTTGCACAATACCTATAAAAATTCATAGCAATATCAGGAGAAATGCCTTCATCGTTTTCGTCAGGGTCTGGTTTAGAGTATGTGACTAATGGAGAATCAATTATTGGAACACCAAGGTAATATCCTCGGGTTAAGGAATATTCAGCAAGCGACAAAACAAATGCAGCATAACTAATAGCCCTCTTCCCTTTTCCTGATAGATTTCTTTCCTTTCCTCCTAAAACAAAATCAAGAGTCTTATCATTATCACTAAATGACACTTTCCCTAAATTATCATACTTGCAAGCCTCTAATATATCTTGGATTCTATCACTTATAGGTTGCATTAATGCAGTTGAAAGATTACTAAATGAGTTTGTTTTTTTTGTTATGCTACTTGAAATTGTTTCTTTCAGCACATTCAATTGATTGATATTATCGTATTGAATTTTACCTCTGTATAGTAGGTTCTTCTCTTCATTTAGAGTAGTTAATTTTTCAAAGCATTTGATTAATTTAAGGTTAACATCATTTTCAATTTTAAGTTCAACCGTCTTTAAATCTACTGTCAAAGAATTATAAATCTCCATTAAATCCTTTTTTTCCGTCTCAAGTAAGACTGTGGATTTATTTAATTCTTCTATTAAAGATTCTATTTTAATCACCTCTTTTTCACAAGAGCGTACTATATTAAGAACTTCATTTTCTTCTACCTCTCTTTCAATTTTATTATTACAAAGTGGACACAATTGACTGTCAGTACAATCGTGAAGTAAAAAACCCGCTTCAATCGTTGATGTTAATCTTTGAATATCGGTATTATAATATTGATATAGTAATGATGAACGAGTTAAAATTTCATCATAACTCTCTATCTTATTATAAATTTCAAAAAGCTCTTTTGAATAAACCTTTCTTTGCTTATCAAGAATGGTAAATTCCCCAAGGAGAGAGTCTTGTTCTATTTTTAATTGTTCTATTTGCTTATTTTTACTCTCTATTTCTTGTTCAATCTCCGAAAAAGTAATGTTAGTTTTAAAGTCTTCGATAATCTCATCTAATAGCTCTAATTTTCCTTTTCTTGAAGCAATAACCTCTTTATCCAAAGAAGCTATTAAACTACTATCGTCTTTACCTGTAACAATAAACTTTGTAACATTTACTTCTGCTGTTTTTTGGGTTTGACCATTATGAATGATGGGAGATTTTGTAGTAGTTACTTGATTTTCACTTACCAGCATTAAATGACAAATATCCCTATATGATAGAGTTCTTACCTTTCCGTCATTATTTATTCTAATCTTTTTATCCCATAAATTATTAAGTTGTAGAAAAAAAGCAGAAATCGTTTTTGTGCTGTTAGCGTTGTGCTTGTGAGCCAAGATTTCACCTTTAACAGAATTAATTAGCTCATAATTAGATTGGTATAAATTAAAATCACCGCCTTTTATAGCCCTCTCTAAAGTATAAAATTTTTCTTCTGCCTTTATCTCTAAAAAGATTTTTTCATAATTGTTAGCTTCCGTAATTAATCTATTTAATTTTTCTCCTCCCATCATAAAGTCTAAACATTCGTAAACAAATGTTTTGCCAGTATCAGTTGGACCAGTAATAACATTAAGACCTTGTTTAAACACTATCAATGCTTGTTCAACATTAAGACCTTGTAAAACCAACTTTGTGATTATAAATCCTTTACTCATTATCGTGAATTAGGTTTAAAGTAAAATTTTTACTCATATCTACCATATATTTTTTCATAAGTAAATCCAATTCACTTGAACTCAAATTAGTAAACTTATCAATAACCCATTTTGCTCTTATATTTAGGTCTATAAAGTATTGTTCGCTTAAACTTTCAATGAATGGGACAGCATTTTCTCCCGCTTCAAACTCTATACCAGTATCTTGAAAAATTCTCTTAATTAATCCTTTCTTCTCAAAAAGGCTTAGGCTTTTATCAATTATAGCTCTACGAATAAACAGCTCACCTTTTCTGCTTGGAACTGCTGGGTGTAAGCTTTTCATCGTACTATCTATGTCTCCTGTATGTACCGTCAAATAATCTAAATATACAAGTGTTTGCAAATCATATGATTTAGGATACCCAGCAGTAATAATAGCAAGAACCCTTAACCCTGTCTCAATACTATTATTAAAAGGCTGTATATTCTCCTCGTTATATTTTCCAGTTAATTTTTCCATTATTTGAAAGTTGATGACAAATACCTATTCTGTCTTGTGGTTTACTAACTTCACACAAAGGATTTGATGTTATAATTATTTGTTGAGACCTATCTTCAACCGATTTTACTTTTTTAAATCCATCATCATAATTTTCATCCAAAGTATTACTTATTCCATTATATATATCTTCTTGGAAATCTTCAAAGGTGTCTTGGGGCAAACTATCTCTATATAAAACTCTAAGTTGCTCTGCAAAATGAAAACCCAACCTTGCTTTTGTGAAATGGTTTTCAAATTTATCTGTTAAGTCTTCTAATTTGTTAATATTTACAATTCCAGTTGAATTATAAGCATCAAAGAGATTGTTTACATATACGATTTCATTCTGTTGTATTTCAGATGATACAATACTTTCCTTTATTAATTTAGGTCTTTCAGGCAATCTCCCACCAAAAGTTATTAGATGATTGTGGTGAGCAGAATGTTCTTCAATTACTTTTTTTCTTTGAACTTTACTAAATATTGAAAAATCAAATGACTCAAAGTAATCCAGTAGCTCACCCGTCAACTCTACTGTATTAACTTTTGTAATGTGTTCTTCACATTTAGATTTCCACTGTTTCTTTACTTCTTCTTTTAACTTGCGAGGGTCATTTAAAAGATTAGATAAGCTCGTGCCACAATCTTTAGGTGCAACAAAATAATATTTTTGAGGAACTGGGTATTTTTTCAGATATGAAAAATAAATAATTTTACCGAATTCAATTATTACATCTGATGGGGTTAAACTATTACCATAATGTTTACACTGATAACAATCCCACTTATAATTAGTATTAATTTGTGGGTCTTCTCTATAAGCAACAACATCACGACCCATATCTCCTGCTCCCCCAAGTCTTTCAATACTAAAATATTCTTTTTTCTTTAGGTCAAGCCATTCTTCAATGAATGTTTCCCACTCAGAAGCCGAGAATACTTCAATCATTTTGATTGGAGGAATCGCTCTACCAAAAGTAACCCTTGATGGACTTGTATAATTTTCAGTCATATAAAACTATATTCTAAAACAAAATATTTTTATAAATCCCCTAAACTACCAACTACTTTATACTGTACTTCTTCATTTGAAAACTCAGCAAAGTGTTTTTCTCCACACTTAATTTTCATTCTCTCGCTCTCCCTGAGCAACGCTTTGTCTTTGGCTGCTTTCGGGTCTTTGGTTTCGGCTACAAAATACACTTTCTTTTGTTCTCCATCTTCTTGCTTTATCAATGCCCAATCGGGGTTATAGTTTCCAATAGGTGTTTTGACCAAAAACCATGAAGGCAATTTAATATAAAATAATACATCATCCCTGGTCTCGCATTCCTGGGCAAAAGTTCTCTCAGGTGTTGATAATGAATCAATCAAAACATAGTTATAAAGTGTCTTTTCTTGATTCTTTACCGTAATCATATTTTCAATATATGATTCGATTTCTTCACTTTCAAACAATGTCATTTCGTAGCTCTGCCCTGCAATTCTTTCATATTTGATACCATTTACTTTAAGCTTATCAAACTCTGATTTAATGGCTTTTACGACTAAATCCATGAATACCTGCGGATTATTGAAAATCTCATTGATACGTCCAGAATTCAAAATAATTTGTGATACAGTGTTTCTTGTAAGTTCTGTTTTTGACTGGATATAACCCACAAAATCAGGTATTTCAAATTTAATATCTGATACTGCTCGCTCTTTTGAGCTTTTCACATCACCCCCAACCTCAAGCAAATTACCGTCCTTATCTCTCAAAAACTTAGTTTCTGTTTTAATACGCTGTATCTGAGGTTTTGGCACGGTTGGCATTTGCTTTACTGCTTCGCTTGCCGTATCAACGAGGTCTTGGGTTTTATAATCAACCTTGTACTCTGTTTTATGCTTGATACGATTCCATAAATCCAAAAAGTGTTGGTCTAATTCCCAATTCTTTTTCAATTCTATCTTTTGGCGGTTACGTGCGTTTTTAATTCTGCCCTCAAACTTAACTCCACAATCATTTTCAATTTCTTTCTGTAATGCTTTGGCAAAATCTTCATAGCTTTCATTGGCTATTACAGTAAGTTTATTTACTCCCCTGTCGGTGTTTCTCTCTCCAGACTGATTGACACACAAACGTAAACCACGCCCGATTTCTTGGCGTTTTTTAATCTCTGACCTTGTTTCGTTTAGCGTACAAATTTGAAAAACGTTTGGGTTATCCCATCCCTCTCTCAAGGCTGAGTGACTGAAAATAAAACGTAATGGGGTTGCCATGTCCAAAAGTCTTTCTTTGTCCTTCATAATCAAGCTGTATGCTTCATCATCGGCTTTAGTTGAGCGACCTTCTGAGCTATCTTTGAACTTACCTTTATCTTGGGAGAAATAACCATCGTGCATCTGAGCAACGTCATACGAGTACAAGTCTTTATATCTTGGGCTTTTGAGTGCTTCCGTCAAAAGCTCCTCAAACCATATTGCAAACTGTCCCTTCTGAGCTGTACCATCAGGCGAATACACACGATAATTGGCAACCTTATCAAGAAATAAAACTGAAAGGACTTTGATACCTTTAGCGTTCAATTCTTTTTCCTTCTTCAAATGGTTGTCGATGGTTGCCCTTATCATTTCCTTTTGAATCTCAGTATTCATCCCCCCCTGTGGTTTGCCTTTATACAATGCTGTACCACTCGAAAACTCAATATATTCCTCTTCTGAGTCAATGTAATTGATAATATAGCCTTCTTTGTAAGATTCTACCCTATTGGATAGCTGATACAAATTATCACCAGTTTTTGCCGTTACTGACTTTTTAACTACTCCATTACTTTCATTTTTGAGTATAGTTAAAACGGCTGACGTTGAACTTTTAGCAAGCTTGAAATTATCTAAACTTACAAATGCTCCTGCGTTATCATTTTGTGCAATTACAGAATCAACCTCAATTTGCTTTACCAAACCTAAATCATACGCTTTTACTGGGTCAAGCTTGTAAATTAGGTTATACAAGTTTGTATGAGTTGCTGAATAACGCAACGTAAATAATGGGTTCAAGTTCGCAATGGCTCTCTTCCTTATATCGGTTTCCATGTTCTGCGGTTCGTCCACTATTACGATTGGGCTTGTTCCCTGTAAATGCTCAATCGGTCTTACTCCCCTCTCTCTTACTTGGTTGATTACGTTTGCATCTTTAGTGAAACTATCAATATTGATTACCATAATTTGAATCGTATTACTACGAGCAAAATTTGATAAACTGACTAATTTCTTGGAGTCGTACACCTCGAAGCTGGCAGGGGTATTTTCGTATAAATCTTGAAAATGCTCAAAAGTAATTTCAAGATTTTTGATTGCACCCTCACGGATAGCGACCGATGGCACAACGATTACAAATTTCTTGAAACCATAGACTTTATTAAGTTCGTAGATGGTACGCAAATACACGTAAGTTTTACCTGTCCCTGTTTCCATCTCGATTGAGAAGTTACCAAAACTTGGTCGTACTATATCGCCTTTATCATCTTTGAAACCAATTTTTTCCAACTCGCTTGACGGCTCAACCTCATTTTGAACCTGTACTTTTTGAATATTAGCAAGTATTTGCTCAGGTGTAACGGTCAATCTATTACCTACGCCTGTTTCTGTAAATTGCAAGCTTCCTTTATTTTCATCTGCAAGTGTAAATTCAAAATCTGTGGTGTTTAGGTCTTGCCCTTCCAAAATATCAATAACCGATTGAATGGCATCTAATTGATATTGTTGGTTTTTCTCAAATTGTATTTTCATAGCTTAGATGGTCTTAAATGAAATACCGTTGTCCTCAAATTTGAGCTGTGCATTGGTCTTTACGTTGTCGTTATTATGAAATAAGCTATCTAAACAAATGATATTCTTTGGCTTTAATGCTAATACTGCGGTCTGTACTTCATCGGTGTATGAATCTAATACAAAAGCCAATTTTTTGTTTGCTGTATAATAGATTTTTGCACCA includes these proteins:
- a CDS encoding recombinase family protein, whose product is MKQYIAYLRVSTKGQERSGLGLQAQRAIIEHYAKIEGAEIVKEYLESESGKNIENRPKLQQAINDCMKNNYILVVAKLDRLSRDVEHIFKIQKRLGDNFKSCDLPTTDALTLSIFAGLAQREREIISIRTKVALQAKKAQGAVLGKPEHLTQEARLKGVEAIKAKARANTHNRVATALIEKCKKEKKTLQAIADELNQHGFKTSQGKQFNPISVSRLSRRVV
- a CDS encoding AAA family ATPase, with protein sequence MSKGFIITKLVLQGLNVEQALIVFKQGLNVITGPTDTGKTFVYECLDFMMGGEKLNRLITEANNYEKIFLEIKAEEKFYTLERAIKGGDFNLYQSNYELINSVKGEILAHKHNANSTKTISAFFLQLNNLWDKKIRINNDGKVRTLSYRDICHLMLVSENQVTTTKSPIIHNGQTQKTAEVNVTKFIVTGKDDSSLIASLDKEVIASRKGKLELLDEIIEDFKTNITFSEIEQEIESKNKQIEQLKIEQDSLLGEFTILDKQRKVYSKELFEIYNKIESYDEILTRSSLLYQYYNTDIQRLTSTIEAGFLLHDCTDSQLCPLCNNKIEREVEENEVLNIVRSCEKEVIKIESLIEELNKSTVLLETEKKDLMEIYNSLTVDLKTVELKIENDVNLKLIKCFEKLTTLNEEKNLLYRGKIQYDNINQLNVLKETISSSITKKTNSFSNLSTALMQPISDRIQDILEACKYDNLGKVSFSDNDKTLDFVLGGKERNLSGKGKRAISYAAFVLSLAEYSLTRGYYLGVPIIDSPLVTYSKPDPDENDEGISPDIAMNFYRYCANISSCKQIIIIENSPPPSDIETKINHIIFTGIEGKGRFGFIPIPTKNSY
- a CDS encoding ABC-three component system middle component 2 — translated: MEKLTGKYNEENIQPFNNSIETGLRVLAIITAGYPKSYDLQTLVYLDYLTVHTGDIDSTMKSLHPAVPSRKGELFIRRAIIDKSLSLFEKKGLIKRIFQDTGIEFEAGENAVPFIESLSEQYFIDLNIRAKWVIDKFTNLSSSELDLLMKKYMVDMSKNFTLNLIHDNE
- a CDS encoding ABC-three component system protein, producing the protein MTENYTSPSRVTFGRAIPPIKMIEVFSASEWETFIEEWLDLKKKEYFSIERLGGAGDMGRDVVAYREDPQINTNYKWDCYQCKHYGNSLTPSDVIIEFGKIIYFSYLKKYPVPQKYYFVAPKDCGTSLSNLLNDPRKLKEEVKKQWKSKCEEHITKVNTVELTGELLDYFESFDFSIFSKVQRKKVIEEHSAHHNHLITFGGRLPERPKLIKESIVSSEIQQNEIVYVNNLFDAYNSTGIVNINKLEDLTDKFENHFTKARLGFHFAEQLRVLYRDSLPQDTFEDFQEDIYNGISNTLDENYDDGFKKVKSVEDRSQQIIITSNPLCEVSKPQDRIGICHQLSNNGKINWKI
- a CDS encoding restriction endonuclease, whose protein sequence is MKIQFEKNQQYQLDAIQSVIDILEGQDLNTTDFEFTLADENKGSLQFTETGVGNRLTVTPEQILANIQKVQVQNEVEPSSELEKIGFKDDKGDIVRPSFGNFSIEMETGTGKTYVYLRTIYELNKVYGFKKFVIVVPSVAIREGAIKNLEITFEHFQDLYENTPASFEVYDSKKLVSLSNFARSNTIQIMVINIDSFTKDANVINQVRERGVRPIEHLQGTSPIVIVDEPQNMETDIRKRAIANLNPLFTLRYSATHTNLYNLIYKLDPVKAYDLGLVKQIEVDSVIAQNDNAGAFVSLDNFKLAKSSTSAVLTILKNESNGVVKKSVTAKTGDNLYQLSNRVESYKEGYIINYIDSEEEYIEFSSGTALYKGKPQGGMNTEIQKEMIRATIDNHLKKEKELNAKGIKVLSVLFLDKVANYRVYSPDGTAQKGQFAIWFEELLTEALKSPRYKDLYSYDVAQMHDGYFSQDKGKFKDSSEGRSTKADDEAYSLIMKDKERLLDMATPLRFIFSHSALREGWDNPNVFQICTLNETRSEIKKRQEIGRGLRLCVNQSGERNTDRGVNKLTVIANESYEDFAKALQKEIENDCGVKFEGRIKNARNRQKIELKKNWELDQHFLDLWNRIKHKTEYKVDYKTQDLVDTASEAVKQMPTVPKPQIQRIKTETKFLRDKDGNLLEVGGDVKSSKERAVSDIKFEIPDFVGYIQSKTELTRNTVSQIILNSGRINEIFNNPQVFMDLVVKAIKSEFDKLKVNGIKYERIAGQSYEMTLFESEEIESYIENMITVKNQEKTLYNYVLIDSLSTPERTFAQECETRDDVLFYIKLPSWFLVKTPIGNYNPDWALIKQEDGEQKKVYFVAETKDPKAAKDKALLRESERMKIKCGEKHFAEFSNEEVQYKVVGSLGDL